One region of Bdellovibrio bacteriovorus genomic DNA includes:
- a CDS encoding motility protein A: MNFSTIFGFIVAVIVFLTALFTATTAREIFLDPHGILIVFGGTAAAAMLCFPLATIFTSFKVIVSKFFGKFDHRREKVINEIVELAKIQDENPAQLRDRVNSVQNEFLKEGMLLMLDGALSGEQLESVLQKRALVTFKRHTKEASTFKVLAKFPPAFGLMGTTIGMIALLQSLGSADAYKKLGPAMAIGLVATLYGIALANFVFIPVGENLSKLNEDDHQMREIVIDGIALLREKQHALLVEEYLKSYLSPAERSAVKRAA, encoded by the coding sequence ATGAACTTTTCGACTATCTTTGGCTTCATTGTTGCGGTGATTGTATTTTTAACGGCGCTATTTACAGCGACCACAGCACGCGAAATCTTCTTAGATCCTCATGGGATCCTGATCGTATTTGGGGGGACCGCGGCGGCGGCCATGCTTTGTTTCCCGCTAGCGACGATCTTTACTTCATTTAAAGTTATCGTGAGTAAGTTCTTCGGTAAGTTTGATCACCGTCGCGAAAAGGTGATCAATGAAATCGTGGAGCTAGCAAAAATCCAAGATGAAAATCCGGCGCAACTCAGAGACCGCGTGAATAGTGTTCAAAATGAATTCTTAAAAGAAGGCATGTTACTGATGTTAGATGGCGCTTTATCCGGAGAGCAGCTTGAAAGTGTTTTACAAAAAAGAGCTTTGGTTACATTTAAACGTCACACTAAAGAAGCTTCCACCTTCAAAGTCTTAGCGAAATTTCCACCGGCCTTTGGGTTGATGGGAACAACGATCGGTATGATCGCCCTTTTGCAAAGCCTGGGCTCTGCGGATGCCTACAAAAAATTGGGACCGGCGATGGCTATTGGTCTTGTGGCGACGTTGTACGGAATCGCCTTGGCCAACTTTGTATTTATTCCGGTAGGAGAGAATCTTTCAAAGCTCAATGAAGACGATCATCAGATGCGGGAAATCGTGATCGACGGGATTGCGCTTTTGCGCGAAAAACAACATGCCTTGCTCGTGGAAGAATACCTTAAAAGTTATCTTTCTCCGGCAGAGCGTAGTGCGGTGAAGAGGGCGGCATAA